In a single window of the Marinobacter bohaiensis genome:
- a CDS encoding alpha/beta fold hydrolase, with the protein MPADVSGLSALPYRLPNPWPLARTGHRWLQRARRRSTTVDGHRVVWLERGRRRPDRPSIVLLHGLAAMKENWSAWLPMFPGDSHVLALDIPGFGESEYKVGAAYGYREQARRLRQWLGAAGLGQVHLVGSSMGAAIATVMAEQAGERVASLTVMNSAGIPHRADVDLTRPPTFDSTLLLPEDWSGLYRMFNGVSHGAPSVAGVAMLGLLGVDLLRRSGQNRHVFADMVDDPFAPVTGLGPQTPPLLVIWGDRDRITLPGCVDWYRDRVPHAEVHVLPGVGHLPMLERPRRSYRILADFLARQAD; encoded by the coding sequence ATGCCCGCCGACGTTTCCGGATTGTCCGCATTGCCCTACCGCCTGCCCAACCCCTGGCCGCTGGCGCGCACCGGCCACCGCTGGCTGCAGCGTGCCCGGCGCCGCTCGACGACGGTGGACGGGCACCGCGTGGTCTGGCTGGAACGCGGCCGACGCCGTCCGGACCGGCCGTCCATCGTGCTGTTGCACGGCCTGGCGGCGATGAAGGAGAACTGGAGCGCCTGGTTGCCGATGTTCCCGGGCGACAGCCACGTGCTGGCGCTGGACATTCCGGGTTTCGGTGAGAGTGAGTACAAAGTGGGCGCCGCGTACGGCTATCGGGAACAGGCTCGCCGCCTGCGGCAATGGCTGGGCGCTGCCGGCCTGGGGCAGGTTCACCTGGTGGGCAGCTCCATGGGGGCGGCCATCGCCACCGTGATGGCGGAGCAGGCTGGTGAGCGCGTCGCCAGCCTGACCGTCATGAACAGCGCCGGGATTCCCCACCGCGCCGACGTGGACCTGACGCGCCCGCCCACGTTCGATTCAACCCTGCTGCTGCCGGAGGACTGGTCCGGCCTCTACCGGATGTTCAACGGCGTCAGCCACGGCGCGCCCAGCGTGGCTGGGGTGGCCATGCTCGGCCTGCTTGGTGTGGACCTGCTGCGCCGCAGCGGCCAGAACCGTCACGTGTTCGCCGACATGGTGGACGATCCCTTTGCACCGGTCACCGGCCTGGGGCCGCAGACGCCGCCGCTGCTGGTGATCTGGGGTGACCGCGACCGCATCACCCTGCCGGGCTGCGTCGACTGGTATCGCGATCGTGTGCCCCACGCCGAAGTGCACGTGCTGCCGGGCGTCGGCCACCTGCCGATGCTGGAACGGCCGCGCCGATCCTACCGCATCCTGGCGGATTTCCTGGCCCGGCAAGCCGATTGA
- a CDS encoding AraC family transcriptional regulator, with translation MPAVASQVQDPGLPAIYLHTIAELLRRRGVDDRALLAQVGLDPACLASDDVRVSLSQASEFVTRAIVESGEPGLGVMLAAELRLPLHGPLGVAAMNSRTLGEAMDLMVRFLSLRAPHLRIFCRSDGGTTTLRVVGGIDLGPLQNFIMDAMVFGCVMMGLQLLGDPIRGACVHRRGREPGYMQRFRRQIPLPVHYDCDDDAILIPSAALDTPIRFSDEQVAEASRRQCERALEQLREDVGFDARVRRVIETSQPFPPKLGRVAGTLFVSERTLKRRLQEESVSFQQLVDQVRLERARELLQNTRMSLSQIADALGYADAANFTRAFKRWTGMSPSAYRSGRAALKVVSAPG, from the coding sequence ATGCCCGCCGTCGCTTCCCAGGTTCAGGATCCAGGACTGCCCGCCATCTACCTGCACACCATCGCCGAGCTGTTGCGCCGGCGGGGTGTCGACGATCGGGCCCTGCTGGCCCAGGTGGGGCTGGACCCGGCATGCCTGGCCAGCGACGACGTGCGCGTGTCCCTGTCCCAGGCCAGTGAATTCGTGACCCGGGCGATCGTGGAGAGCGGCGAGCCGGGGCTGGGGGTGATGCTGGCGGCGGAACTGCGGCTGCCACTGCACGGCCCGCTGGGTGTGGCGGCGATGAACAGCCGCACCCTGGGGGAGGCCATGGACCTGATGGTGCGTTTCCTGTCCCTGCGTGCGCCGCATCTGCGCATCTTCTGTCGCAGCGATGGCGGCACCACCACGTTGCGGGTGGTGGGCGGCATCGATCTGGGGCCGCTGCAGAACTTCATCATGGACGCCATGGTGTTCGGCTGCGTGATGATGGGGCTGCAGCTGTTGGGCGATCCGATACGCGGTGCCTGCGTGCACCGGCGCGGCCGCGAGCCGGGCTACATGCAGCGCTTCCGGCGCCAGATCCCGTTGCCGGTGCATTACGACTGCGACGACGACGCCATCCTGATCCCGTCCGCGGCCCTGGACACGCCGATCCGCTTCAGCGACGAGCAGGTGGCCGAGGCCTCCCGCCGCCAGTGCGAACGGGCGCTGGAACAGCTCCGGGAGGACGTCGGTTTCGACGCCCGGGTCAGGCGGGTGATCGAGACCAGCCAGCCGTTTCCCCCCAAACTGGGCCGCGTGGCCGGCACGCTGTTCGTGTCCGAACGCACCCTCAAGCGTCGTTTGCAGGAAGAGTCGGTGAGCTTCCAGCAGTTGGTGGACCAGGTGCGCCTGGAGCGCGCCCGCGAGCTGTTGCAGAACACCCGCATGAGCCTGAGCCAGATTGCCGATGCCCTGGGCTACGCCGACGCCGCCAACTTCACCCGCGCCTTCAAACGCTGGACCGGCATGAGCCCCAGCGCCTACCGCAGCGGCCGTGCGGCGCTCAAGGTGGTTTCCGCGCCCGGGTGA
- a CDS encoding ExeM/NucH family extracellular endonuclease produces MTRNACRLFALMAGLLPAIASAQCGTGFTPISSIQGSDDESPLAGRTVTVEGIITLDGRGEDGLGGFYLESAAADRDHDARTSEGLYIYTRSRAGAVGERVRVRGRIKEYYGLTEMAANGDLDVCGRGELPAAISLAFPLPASLESRESMRVRFDNPLVVIDNHDLARYGIVSLAPQDAFFPDPGARSERNTLLLDDRRLAQNPAILPLPVPGLSAGRSLRAGSRLAPVQGILDFRYDQWRIQPDRWPAVVGGYERPPAPPAPADGAIRVASFNVLNFFNGDGRGGGFPTARGADTLDEMERQRAKLVSAILGLHADVVGLMEIENDGHGRDSALADLTRALGDGWDYVRAPDAGGDAIRVALVFRADRVEPAGSPASLTDGVFGRYSRAPLLQDFRRIGQGRIRVVVNHFKSRSCRNASGANQAQGSEGCYAPVREASATTLLDWLARRPQPSSLAGTLVLGDLNTYAGERPLQRLASGGLQRPAPLAGDQRYSYRYFGARGLLDYILADASARDRVSGGGIWHINADEPPALDYNLEYHPPGRAERLYSEGPWRASDHDPVYLDLTL; encoded by the coding sequence ATGACCCGGAATGCCTGTCGCCTGTTTGCCCTCATGGCCGGCCTTCTGCCGGCGATTGCCAGCGCCCAGTGCGGCACCGGCTTTACCCCGATTTCGAGCATTCAGGGAAGCGACGACGAATCGCCCCTGGCCGGTCGCACCGTGACGGTCGAGGGCATTATCACGCTCGACGGGCGTGGCGAGGATGGCCTGGGCGGCTTCTACCTCGAGTCCGCCGCCGCCGACCGCGATCATGACGCGCGCACCTCTGAGGGCCTGTACATCTACACCCGCTCCCGGGCCGGTGCCGTGGGCGAACGGGTCCGTGTCCGCGGGCGCATCAAGGAGTATTACGGTCTCACCGAAATGGCGGCCAACGGGGACCTGGACGTGTGTGGCCGTGGCGAACTGCCGGCGGCGATTTCCCTGGCGTTCCCGCTGCCGGCGTCGCTTGAGTCCCGCGAGTCGATGCGGGTGCGTTTCGACAATCCGCTGGTGGTGATCGACAACCACGACCTGGCGCGCTACGGCATCGTCTCCCTGGCGCCGCAGGACGCGTTCTTCCCGGACCCCGGCGCCCGCTCCGAACGCAACACACTGCTGCTGGATGATCGGCGCCTGGCCCAGAATCCCGCCATCCTGCCGTTGCCGGTTCCCGGCCTGAGTGCCGGGCGTTCGCTGCGGGCCGGCAGTCGCCTGGCGCCGGTGCAGGGCATCCTCGATTTCCGCTACGACCAGTGGCGGATCCAGCCGGATCGCTGGCCGGCGGTGGTGGGCGGCTACGAGCGACCGCCAGCCCCGCCAGCGCCGGCGGATGGCGCGATCCGGGTGGCCAGCTTCAACGTGCTGAATTTCTTCAACGGCGACGGCCGCGGTGGCGGCTTTCCCACCGCTCGTGGCGCCGACACCCTGGACGAGATGGAGCGCCAGCGGGCCAAACTGGTCAGCGCCATCCTCGGGCTGCACGCGGACGTCGTGGGCCTGATGGAGATCGAGAACGACGGCCACGGACGCGACAGCGCCCTGGCGGACCTGACTCGCGCCCTGGGCGACGGTTGGGACTACGTGCGAGCGCCCGACGCCGGTGGCGACGCCATTCGCGTGGCCCTGGTCTTTCGCGCCGACCGGGTCGAGCCGGCAGGATCGCCCGCCAGCCTGACCGACGGGGTGTTCGGGCGCTACAGCCGCGCGCCGTTGCTCCAGGACTTTCGGCGAATCGGGCAGGGCCGCATCCGGGTGGTCGTGAACCATTTCAAGTCACGCTCCTGCCGCAACGCCAGCGGAGCGAACCAGGCGCAGGGAAGCGAAGGCTGTTACGCGCCGGTTCGCGAGGCCTCGGCCACGACCCTGCTCGACTGGCTGGCGCGGCGGCCTCAGCCGTCGTCCCTGGCGGGCACGCTGGTGTTGGGGGACTTGAACACCTACGCCGGTGAAAGGCCCTTGCAACGGCTGGCCTCAGGCGGTTTGCAGCGCCCCGCGCCCCTGGCCGGCGATCAACGCTACAGCTATCGCTATTTCGGAGCCCGGGGCCTGCTGGATTACATCCTGGCGGACGCGTCGGCCCGGGATCGGGTCAGCGGTGGCGGCATCTGGCACATTAACGCCGACGAGCCACCGGCGCTCGACTACAACCTGGAATACCATCCGCCCGGTCGCGCCGAACGGCTCTACAGCGAGGGCCCCTGGCGGGCGTCCGACCACGACCCCGTGTACCTCGACCTGACGCTGTGA
- a CDS encoding ATP-dependent zinc protease family protein yields MKTGLSLILAALLSAFTPLASADDDTDYETLGFVEWVVLQDSGVRLKARLDTGAKTSSLHAVNVEPFERDGEDWVSFELPLDDHKDSEDAEDTHVVLQFERPVERTVLIKRKGAESQRRYVVNMDFCIAGKTHETQFSLTDRGRFHYGVLLGRRFMAPDNVLVSSSDSFEAGEECDYQTLEELAAERTGD; encoded by the coding sequence ATGAAAACTGGATTGAGTCTGATTCTGGCGGCCCTGTTGTCGGCCTTCACTCCGCTGGCCTCAGCGGACGACGACACGGATTATGAAACCCTCGGCTTTGTCGAGTGGGTGGTGCTGCAGGACAGCGGCGTCCGCCTCAAGGCGCGGCTGGATACCGGGGCCAAGACGTCGTCCCTGCACGCGGTGAACGTCGAGCCGTTCGAGCGCGACGGCGAGGACTGGGTCAGCTTCGAACTGCCCCTGGACGACCACAAGGACAGCGAGGATGCCGAAGACACCCACGTGGTGTTGCAGTTCGAGCGCCCGGTGGAACGCACCGTGCTGATCAAGCGCAAGGGTGCCGAATCCCAGCGCCGCTACGTGGTCAACATGGATTTCTGCATCGCCGGCAAGACCCACGAAACGCAGTTTTCGCTGACCGATCGCGGGCGTTTCCATTACGGCGTACTGCTTGGCCGCCGATTCATGGCGCCCGACAACGTGCTGGTGAGTTCCTCCGACAGCTTCGAGGCCGGTGAGGAATGCGACTACCAGACGCTGGAAGAGCTGGCCGCCGAGCGTACCGGCGACTGA